DNA sequence from the Candidatus Terasakiella magnetica genome:
GCCACCAAAGCCGCCACCTGCATTGCCACCACGGCGTTGCCCGCCAAATCCGCCGGAGCGAAAGGTCTGATTGCCATCTGCATCAATTTGCCCACGGTCAAACTGGGAGCGTTTGTCTTCATCAGACAGAAGCTGATAGGCAGCCTGAATTTCTTTAAAACGTTCTTCAGCCTTAGTATCGCCTTGGTGCAAATCAGGATGGTTCTGGCGTGCCAATTTGCGATATGCAGATTTGATATCGTTTTGCGTGGCGTTTTTACTCAGGCTAAGAACGGCGTATGGGTCTCTCATTTTTGTCAAACTATCCTGTGTTGCAACCAGTTTGGCGCATAAATAAGCTGCTTGAGCGCATTAGTCAACGGTGCGCCATGTTCCATCGGGGCGGCGACAGGCCGTACCTGTGATGGTTTCAAGTTGGCCATCAATGGTGACCGTGCTGGTATAATCGCGACAAGGCTCACTTCTGGCGGTTTCATAAATGGTTTTTGTTGGCGTAATGCCACCTGAATTGCCGCTATCAGGGTTTGACCAGCTTGAGGTTTCCCCAACGGCCTTATTTTCCAGCGCATCTTGCGTGGCATTTTCCATTTTCATTTTATCAAGCTCATCCATAGAGCGCCCAATGGAACTGCCAAGCCAAGCCCCGGCCAAAGTGCCCAAAGCCACACCGACTGTGCCGCCTTTGCCCTTACCGATGTTGGAACCAATCACTGCACCCGCAGCTGCGCCAAGGATGGTGCCGATGGTCTCTTTAGGGTTATCTTCCATTGTTGTCTGGCAGGCGGCGAGCATGGAAACAGCGCCTAGTGCACATGCAAATTTTGATAAAGACATAACAATGACCTTTCATGCGGGTTGACAATTGCGTATGTAAAGCGAACTCTACATAGTATTATATCTACTCTTTATAATTTAGGACAGGTTCGCCGTGACGCAAAGCCCTAATCCAATTTCTTTATTCCATGAATGGATGGAAGAAGCCGAAAAAAACGAAATTAACGATCCCAATGCCATGTCTTTGGCCACAGCCAACAAGGACGGCATCCCCTCTGTGCGTATGGTTTTGCTTAAAGGTGCTGATGAAAAAGGGTTTGTTTTTTATACCAACCTAAAGAGCCGCAAAGCGCGTGAATTGATGGAAAACCCCAATGCAGCGCTTTGTTTGCATTGGAAATCCTTGCGCAAGCAGGTGCGTGTTGAAGGTGCGATTGAACCTGTTAGCGATGAAGAAGCGGATGAATATTTCCAAAGCCGTGCCCGTGTGAGCCGCATCGGGGCCTGGGCTTCAAAACAGTCCCAAGAAATGGAGGGCCGTTTTGAGCTGGAAAAAAGAGTGGCAGAATATACCGCTAAATTTGGTGTGGGTGAAATTCCACGCCCTGATTTTTGGTCGGGTTTTCGCTTAAAGCCAAAAGTTATTGAGTTTTGGAGTGATCAAAAATTCCGGCTTCATGATAGAATTGTCTATGAAGTAAATGATGGCAATTGGGCAACAGTGCGTTTGTTCCCTTAAAATAAAGACTTTAAAGCCAAGGGCAGGTTGTAATGACTATATCAGCCGAAGAAATCAATAAACCCAAGCTTATGCGCGCGGCAACCTATGCCTCTGTCAGTGTTGCGCTCGTTCTTATTTTGGTGAAGTTCTTTGCCTGGATTGCAACCGATTCTGTCAGCCTGCTCTCCACCCTTGTGGACTCGATCCTTGATGCGGGGGCCTCAATGGTCAATCTCATTGCAGTTCATTATGCCTTGCAGCCTGCTGATGAGGATCACCGTTTTGGTCATGGTAAGGCCGAACCTTTGGCAGGACTGCTGCAATCGGGCTTCATCTTTGCCTCTGCCTTGTTCTTGATTGTGGAAACGGGCAAGCGGTTTTTTAATCCTCAAGCGGTTGATAATAGCACCATGGGGGTTGCGGTCATGGTGGTTTCCATTGTGTTGACTGTGGCGCTTGTGGTCTTTCAACGCTATGTGGTTCGAAAAACCAATTCTGTCGCTGTGTCAGCGGACTCGCTTCATTACACAACCGATATTTTGGTGAATGCGGGCGTGATTGTGGCTTTGGTTGTCTCCGCCATGACTGATTGGTTATGGTTTGACCCGTTTGTAGCAGGCGTGATTGCGCTTTATATTTTATGGAGTGTGCGCGAAATTGCCACTGATGCAATGGATTTGCTCATGGATCATGAATTTCCTGATAAAGAGCGCGCCACAATTCGCAATGCGGTCATGTCTGTTGAAGATGTGAAAGGCATGCATGATTTGCGAACACGCTCAAGCGGGCCGCAAAAATTTATCCAGCTTCATCTGGTGCTGGATGCCCAGCTTACCCTGCATGATAGTCATGCGATTTCAGATACGGTTGAGCGGCTTTTGCGCCAGCTGTACCCGGATGCGGAAATCCTCATTCATACAGACCCGGATGATATTGAGGAAGCCATACCGCAGTTTGTTCTAAAGCAATAAAAAAGCGCACCAACCGATATATTGAGGGGATCGGTTGATGCGCTAGAGCGTGAACGCTCCACACCCGAAAACGGAGAGGGGCCCCGTTTGGGATTTCATGTTTTATTTTTGAGAGGCTTAGTTAAAAGCCACACCCGGTTTTGCACCGATTTTCTTCAAGATGGTCGCCAATGGGCAAAAACCTGTGAAAGCAGCTTGAAGCATGTTTGCGCCCACAAAAGCAGTGAGCCACCAGAAGTTTGGGTGAACCAAGAAAGTCAGCGCAAGTGATGCCAAAATAACAGTGCCTGCAAAGGCCATAACGATACGATCGATGCTCATAGTAAATCCTTATTGTTCCAAAGCAGGGCAATAGAGCCCGTAAAGTGTGTGAATAAGCTTCTGGACTTCATCAGAAGACAGGGAGTAAAAAATCATTTGCGATTCACGTCTTGTTTCGACCAAGCCTTGTGAACGCAATTTAGCAAGATGTTGCGAAAGCGCGGATTGCTTTAATCCCACGAGCTTTTCCAGCTCACCAACAGACTTTTCACCATTGCCAAGTTGGCATAAAATCATCAGGCGACGCTCATTGCCCATCATTTTGAGCAATTCGGATGCTGCGAGAGCTTTATCTGCAAAATCTTTAATATTCATAGTTGCTAATTTAGCTGTGGGTGATACTATTGTCAATATGAATTATTCTAACTGGAGCCTTCTTATGAATTTGCGCAGCTTCGCTCTTCTTTCTGCCTCAATCTTTTTCCAGTCTTCGCTTTTATGGGCGCAAGACAGCTTTTTGGTAAAGCAACAGGAAATTGAAGATCAAAAAGCCGTCCTTGCCACGGTGCAGACGGTGGACCTTACCCCCGCACGTGCGCGCATTGGCGGCACGGTGGTTGAGCTGTTGGTCGATGAAGGTAGCCTTGTTAAGGCTGGCGAAGTGATTGCGCGTATTAAGGATGAGAAGCTCCAGTTAGAAAAACAAGCCGTGGATGCGCGCATGGCCTCACTACAAGCAGAACGAAAACTGGCGCAAATTGCACTCACACGTGCACAACGCCTGCGCAAAAGCGGGGCGGGTTCCCAAGCGCGCCTTGATGAAGCGCGCACCAATCTGGATGTGGTTCTTAAAAACCTCAAGGCTATGGATAATGAGCGCGAACTTGTTTTACAGCGCGAACGCGAAGGTGCGGTGCTCTCTCCTGCAAATGGGCGTGTGTTGAGTGTGAAGGTGACAAGCGGCGTGGTGGTCATGCCCGGTGAGGCAATCGCCTCTATTGCTGAAGAAACCTATATTTTGCGCATTGAAGTGCCTGAGCGCCATGCCCGTTTCATTAAAGTAGGTGATCAGGTGCAAGTGGGTGAGCGCAGCATGAGCACTGATAATGGCGGGAAACTGCGCGCAGGAACCGTGCGCCAAGTTTATCCTGAAATGCAAAATGGGCGTGTGGTTGCCGATGTGGAAGTCAGCGGGCTTGGCGATTTCTTTATTGGGGAGCGTATCCGCGTTTTTGTATCAACGGGAACACGCACGACTTTTTTACTGCCAAAAGAATATGTCTATAGCCGCTATGGGCTGCATTATGTGCGCTTAAAAGATAAAACCGAAATTGTGGTCCAGCCCGGTCGTTTGATGAACGATCATTATGAAATCCTCTCCGGCCTGCGCGAAGGTGATGAGTTGATCGGAGCAGGTTCATGAAATTAGGTATTTCAGGCTCCATTACCAAAGCCTTTATCACTTCGCCTCTCACCCCTTTATTGCTGCTGGCCTCACTGGTTGTTGGGCTTGTAGCGCTAGTGATGTTACCGCGCGAGGAAGAACCGCAAATCTCTGTGCCTATGGTGGATATTCTGGTTTCTGCCAATGGGTTAAAAGCCCAAGATGCGGTTGAGCTGGTGACAGAGCCTTTAGAAGATATCGTTAAGGGGATTGATTCTGTCGAACATGTCTATTCCCAGACTCAAGATGACCAAGTGGTTGTAACCGCGCGTTTTCTTGTGGGCACAAGTGAAGATGATGCCATTTTGCGCGTACATGAAAATATGCGCGCCAATATGGCAAAGCTGCCCCATGGGGTGGTGGAACCCTTAATTGTCGGTCGTGGTATCAATGATGTGGCGATTGTGACCTTAACTTTATCACCCAAAAGCAATGAAGCCGCGCGTTGGGATGATAATACCCTTTATGCGGTTGCAGATGAGCTCCAGCATGAGTTGGTGAAGGTCAATGATGTGGGCTTAAGCTATATTGTTGGGGGACGTGCAGACCAAATCAGGGTGGAACCGGACCCAGAACAGCTTGCCCTTTATGGCATTGCGCTCAATCAACTTGTGGAAAAAATCGAACATGCCAACCGCTCTTTCTTGGTGGGAAGGTTGCGCGAAGCCAATCGCTCCGTCCCCGTAGTTGCGGGCCAAACCTTACAAGGCATGCCCGATGTGGGCTTGTTGTTGCTGAGCTCTCATGATGGGCGTCCGGTTTATGTAAAAGATGTGGCACGCGTCATTGTCGGGGCCAAGCCGGAAGAAAAACGTGTTTGGCATATGGAAAAGGCTGAAGATGGCTCATTAGTGCGCAAACCAGCCGTCACGCTGGCTTTGGCAAAACGCCAAGGGGCCAATGCGGTTTTTGTCGCCGATGAAATTTTACAGCGCCTTGAAATTGTAAAAGGCAAGCTTTTGCCAGAAGGCGTGCAGGTTGATGTCACGCGTAACTATGGCGAAACAGCCACGGAAAAAGCCGATGAGCTGCTCTTTCACCTTGGTCTCGCCACGGTTTCTATCGTTATTTTGATCTATTTTACTGTGGGCTGGCGCGAGGCTGTTGTGGTGGCGGTGGTCATCCCGACAACGATTTTGCTGACGCTTTTTGCCTCATACCTGATGGGCTATACCATTAACCGTGTGAGCCTGTTTGCGCTGATTTTCTCCATCGGGATTTTGGTGGATGATGCCATTGTGGTGGTGGAAAATATCGTGCGTCACTGGAACATGAAGGATGATCGCACGCCCTTACAAGCTGCCATTGAAGGGGTGGCTGAGGTGGGCAATCCGACCATTATTGCGACTTTGACGATTGTGGCGGCCCTTTTGCCCATGATGTTTGTTTCTGGCTTGATGGGACCGTATATGAGCCCGATCCCGGCCAATGCATCAGCTGCCATGTTATTTTCTTTCTTTGTTGCGGTGATCATTACGCCATGGTTGTTGATGTTACTGCGCGGTCGCATGATGGAAGGCGATGCCCATCATCATGATGAAAGTGATGGCGGGGCTATGGGGCGTTTTTATGAACGGTTTGCCCGTCCTGTTATCCAAGATCGCAGCAAGTCCAAGAAATTCCTCACCATTGTGGGCGTGGCAACCATTGTGTCTTGTGGTTTGTTTTATACAAAAAGCGTGACGGTAAAGCTTCTGCCTTTTGATAATAAATCAGAAATTCAGGTGGTGGTTGATCTGCCTGAAGGCGCAAGTCTTGAAGCCACAGAACGTGTGAGCATGGATGTGGCGGAGAAGCTGAAAGCTATTCCTGAACTGATGAATATGCAGGTCTATGTGGGGACATCCATGCCGTTTAACTTTAACGGTCTGGTTCGCCATTATTATCTGCGCGATAAGCCGGAATATGGTGACGTGCAGCTTAATTTACTGCCTAAACATGAACGTGATCGCGAAAGCCATGACATTGCGCTGGAAGTGCGCGAACTCCTAAAAGCCGTTGATGCCCCGGCGGGAAGTTCCATCAAAGTGGTGGAAGTGCCGCCCGGCCCGCCTGTGATGGCGACTTTATTAACTGAAGTCTATGGACCAGATGCTGAAAGCCGGCGTGAAGCAGCACAAAAACTGCGAAGCGTTTTTGAAGAGATTGATTTCATCGTTGATGTGGATGACAGCTTTGGTAATCCATCAGAGCGCTTGCGCCTTGAGATTGACCAGCAGCGCCTTGAATTTCACGGTGTGGAAGAAGAAGCGGTTTATGACACCTTGGGGGCATTGCTCGGTGGGGTGAAAGTTGGCTATTCCCATCGCGGGGCTGGCGTGGACCCCATGGAAATTATGGTGCGCCTGCCCAAGGAAGATTTACAAATGTCTGAGCGCCTGCTCTCAACACCTGTGCCGTCAAAAAATGGCAATGTAGAGCTTGGTGAAGTGGTGAATTTGGTGCGCGAAACAGCCTCACATCCGATTTTTCGCCGTGATGGGTACGCCGCTGAAATGGTGACAGCAGAACTTGCCGGGCGCTATGAAGCCCCAATTTACGGCATGTTCGCGGTTGAAGACGCCCTTGAAAAGGTGGATTGGGGCAAGCTTGGTATGCCTGCGCTTAAATACCACGGTCAGCCCCTTGATGAAGGACAGGTGACTTTCTTGTGGGATGGGGAATGGGAAATTACCTATGTGACCTTCCGCGATATGGGGGCTGCCTTTGGTGTGGCTATTCTTGCCATTTACCTGCTGGTGGTTGGTCAGTTTGGTAGTTTCAAACTGCCTTTGGTGATTTTAGTACCTGTGCCTTTAACGCTCATCGGGATTGTGCTGGGTCACTGGATGTTTTCAGCCCCCTTTACCGCAACTTCCATGATCGGCTTTATTGCTTTAGCAGGAATTATTGTGCGCAACTCAATCTTGCTGGTTGATTTTATTCGCCAGCGCCAAGGTGAGGGACGCCCTATTCGCGATGTGTTGCTAGAAGCGGGCATGATCCGCTTTAAACCGATCTTTTTAACCGCAGCAGCAGCCATGATCGGGGCGGCATTTATTCTGGCAGACCCGATTTTCCAAGGCTTGGCAATCTCGCTCGTCTTTGGTTTGTTTTCTTCAACCGCACTCACCTTACTGGTGATCCCTGCCATTTATGTGGTGTTGCGCGATGATGGTAAGGATATGAGATAATACTCATCTAATGCTTGTATTTCGCACTGCGAAATGATACTTAGCCCCAAAAGACCATAAAAAAACTACGTTTATTAATCTGTGTTTATATTATGTGCTTGAAATAGCAAAAATTGGGGTAGATCGGTATGAAGGTTGTGACAAAGATTGCGGCGGCAATCATTGGTGTGGTTGTTGTTGCTATTATTTTATCAAATGTGTCTTCTTGGCAGGTCCTTGAAGATTCAATTGAGATTTCTAAAGAAAAAGAACTGCGCTCATTTGCAAAACAGTTTCAGACGCGCGTGGATTCTCTTTTAGATAATGCCGCAGCACGTAGTGCGTTAATTGCGACTTTACCGGACGTGCAAAAAGCCATGGCTGAGGGGGGTCGCGATTATTTAGCCAAGACCTTTGTCCCTGGCTTTGCTGATATGAAAAAGAATTTCGGCGTGCGCCAGTTCCAGTTCCACCTTTCACCAGCAACCTCATTTTTGCGTGTCCATAAAGCCAAGAAATTTGGAGATGACCTCTCTGGCTTTCGAAAAACAATCGTAAAAACCAACGAGACACGCAAAGCCGTCCAAGGCCTTGAGCGCGGCCGTGCCGGTTTAGGCGCGCGCGGCATTAGCCCCATTTTTTATAATGGAGAGCATGTGGGCTCCGTTGAATTTGGTCTTTCTTTTGGTAAAGCTCTGCTCAATAGCTTTAAAAAAGAAACAGGTGTTGAAACGGCCTTTTTCTTGCTGCCTAACAGCAATGCATCCTTGAAAGAATTTGATGCAACAAATGCGGATATCAAATTAAAAGCATCGACCTTCCCAGAAACAACGAGTTTTGACCTTGCCCGTGTAAAGGAAGGTTTAAACGAGATTACTTATTTGGGCGAAGAGACTTTTGATGCGGGCGTGGTGACAACCCTTGCCGCCCCGATTTATGATTTTTCTGGCAAAACGGTTGGTGTGGCCTATTTCGCCTCTGGTGTGACGGGTTTTGAAGTGCTGAAAAGTAAGGCGCAGAACAGTTATCTTATTATTTTTGTTGTAATTATCGCCTTTGGTGCGGCAGTTGGTTATTTTGCCTCTAGACGAATTGTGCGCCCTGTGATCAAGCTGAAGTCGGTGATGATGGATATTATCAACGGGCAAGATGATGCAAGCGTTCCTTATGTTGAACAACAAGATGAATATGGCGAAATTGCCTCAGCCGTGGAAATCTTTAAAAAGCATATGATTTCTGCAAAAGACCTTGCAGCCCAGCAAGAAGAAAACAGCCGCATCCAAACCGAGCGTGCAGAAAGGCTGCAAGCCGAAACCCTTGAGTTTGATAGCTCTGTTCGTGACATTCTTGCTAATGTCAGTCAGGCCTCTCTTAATGTGAAATCCATGGTGTCTGAGATGAAGGGCGCTGCCCAGCAGACTTTGGGTGAAGCCGATAAGGCCTTGGCCTCAGCGGACTCTTCCGCCAATAATATTGATGCGGTTGCAGCTGCCTCAGAAGAGCTTTCAGCCTCAATTGGAGAGATTGAACGCCAAGTCTATGGCTCAACCGATATTGCCAATAAGGCTGTTGATGAAACGGAATTGGCAAATACGCTTGTGACCAAGCTGACCCAAAGTGCCTCTGCCATTGAAGAGGTGACCTCCTTAATTAATAGCATTGCAGAACAGACCAACTTGTTGGCCCTGAACGCAACGATTGAGGCGGCCCGTGCTGGTGAAGCTGGTAAAGGTTTTGCAGTTGTTGCAGGTGAAGTTAAGAACCTTGCTAACCAAACAGCAAAAGCCACGGGTGATATTGCTAAACAGATTACTGAAATGCAGTCTGTTACGGAAGAAACGGTGACAGCTATTAATGATGTGAGTGAAACAATCCGTCACCTCAATGATATCTCAACATCTATTTCCACAGCAGTTGAACAGCAAAAATCAGCCACTAGCGAAATTGCGAGCAGCATTTCTAATGTGACCCAAGATGCTTCAGTTGTATCAGGCACAATTAGTGCGGTGGAAAGTGAAGCAGGCAGAACTGAGGCAAAAGCGGAAGAAGCCATTGAGGATGTGAACAAGTTTGAACAACAGTTCACACAGCTTAATACGCAGGTCTCAAGTTTCTTGAGTGCTGTTAAACAGGCCTAGGCTGAGCTTTGGGGAAATAGGTGAACAGTCTAGATATTGGGCATATTCATCTATCCCCATTGGGGCAGCATAGAGAAAACCTTGCCCGAAATCACAGCCAAGATCGCGCAAAATATCAGCCTCGGCTTCAAACTCAATGCCTTCGGCAACCACCTGACAGTCAAAATCATGAAACAGCTTGATCAGGGAGGTTGCAATATCACGGTTCTGTTTGGATTGATGGATATTGGTGACGAAGCTGCGGTCGATTTTGATGGTGTCGAAATGGACCTGTTTTAAATAAGATAATGAGGAATAGCCCGTGCCAAAATCATCCAAGGCAAGGGCAAAACCTTCTTTCTTAAGCTGTTTGAGGTTTTCAAGTGTAATGCGGTCTTCATCTAAAAATGTACTTTCGGTGACCTCTATTTCAAGCTGATGGGGCTTCACATGGCATTGGCTCATACGTTCAAGGAGTTGCGCCACATAATTGGGGTTGCGCAATTCCATGACACTCGCATTGACTGAGAGGATATGACCGCTTTGGCTGAAGGCATCTACAAGGCAGAGGTCATTACAGATATTGTTATGAACTTGACGGCCTAATTCATTAATCATGCCTGTGCGCTCTGCAATGGGGATGAAATGGGCTGGGGGAATAAACTGGCCTTGTTGATCTTGCCAGCGCACAAGAACTTCCCCGGTTGTGGCTTCAAGGTTTTGCAAATTGACTTTAGGCTGATAGTGATTGATCAAACGATGATCAAAAAGCGCTGTTTTAAGTTTTTTCTTTAAGCGGATATGGTTGATGTAATCTTGGCCGAGATGCTCATTAAACGTTACAAAGCTCGCATTTGCAGTTTCTTTAGCCTTGAACAGGGCGATATCGCATTTTCTAATCAGGCTTTTAACCCGTGTCCCATGCTGTGGGTAAAGCGCAGCCCCGATGGATACATCAAGTAAGAGACGATCATTTCCAACAGGGAGATCTATTTTCAGAAGCTTGATGATCTGGTCGCTTGTCTTTGCCATGTCTTCGTTATTTTCAATATAACGCGCCAGAATAAATTCATTACTTGCCGTGCGCCCAATGAGTGCATCAGGGAAGCAACGGGTTAAATGTAGAGCGAGGTTTTTAAGCGTTTCATCACCTACATCATGACCGTGAATATCGTTGATATGGCGAAAGCCGCGAATATCAAGCAAGGAGAGGAACAGGGGGCAATCAGGACGCAGAGCGATTTTCTTTTTCAGCTCCTGAATGAAATAGGACGAGTTTGCCAAGCCTGTCAGCTGATCATTGCGCATGGCTTCAAACAGCTTCATTTCTGCCACGCGGCGGTTGTAGTCAATTAGGAACAGGGAGGTGAAATTGGCAATGGATTCTGTGAAGTAAATTTCTTCTAAGGCCCAGCGGTGAGGCCCATCGTCATATTCACAACAGATGATCCCAAGGGTCTGGGCATCAATTTGGATGCTGGCACATAATTGGGCGCAGATATGCGGGGTGAAGAAATGAACGGGTTTTGCCTCATTGCGCGGTAGGGTGCTGGCATTATCAATGGCATAAATAAAGTCCTGATCCAGACGTTTGATCAGGTCTTCTAGCTCTTTGCGTTTAAACGTTTCAGTATTGCTTTGTGTACTAGCAAGACACTGCCATAGATCAGGATCATCACGATCACACACCCAAATGCCGATACGGGCATTTTCAAGGGTGGCAGATAGAGTGTGTATAATATCGCCCATCGCCCCATATAGGTCTCCGCACAAGACGGAAGGGCTTCGCGATAGATTTCGCAAAGATTGCATGTGATTAAACAATGTTGCTTCGTTTCGACGGTCAGTTTGGCGATACATGTTCACACTCCTTATTAACCCCTGATAGAGCGCTTTGTTTTTATGTAGATTGGTTTGGGTAAGGCGGAGTTCAAGATAAAAAGCGATACTTAAGTATAAAAAAACCCCCGTACATACAGTACGAGGGTTTTTGTGGGTTATAGGTATGTTTTACTCTTCAAAAACATAGGTTCCCGGTGCATCACAGATCGGCGCGTAATCACCTTTTGGTGTGCCAAGTGATGGTGGGTTTACTTTGCCTGAAGAGTTCTTGACCAACCATTCTTGCCATGGCTCCCACCAAGAGCCTTCAACAACATCTTGGCGTTCTGCCCATTCTTGTGGGGGAACGAATTTGTCGTTATCCAGCTTGGTTGCAATTTGGTAATGGCGGCGCGGGTGGCCCGGCTCATTAACGATCCCAGCATTATGCCCACCGTTGGTGAGAACAAAGGTTACGTCCGTATCAACGATCTGATGGATCTTATAAACAGATTTCCATGGCGCTACATGGTCTTTACCAGTTGCCACAGCAAAAATAGGTGTGCGGATATCAGAAATGGCAATCGGTTTGCCACCGACTTCAAAACGCCCCGCAGAGAGGTCGTTGTTGAGGAACAGGCGGCGCAGATATTCAGTATGCATTTTATAAGGCATACGGGTTGCATCAGCGTTCCAGCTCATCAGGTCATTCACGCGTGGCTGTTCACCCAGAAGATATTCTGACACCATCTTAGACCAGATGAGATCAAAGGAGCGCAGCAGCTGGAAGGCACCAGACATTTGCTTGGTATCGAGATAGCCCTGATCCCACATCATGTCTTCCATGTAAGAAATTTGGCTTTCATCGATAAAGAGCATCAATTCACCAGCTTCAGAGAAATCTGTTTGCGTGGTGAAAAGGGTGATGGTTTTGAAACGATCATCATTATCGCGCGCCATGGCAGCTGCGGCAATTGTGAGAAGTGTCCCACCCAAACAATAACCAACACCATGGACTTTTTTGTCCGGAACGATGGTTGTTACAGCCTTGAGACATTCCATCACACCTTGGCTGACGTAATCTTCCATGGTCAGGTCGCGGTCTTTTTCCGTTGGGTTATGCCATGACAGCATGAAGACCGTATGGCCTTGATCCACCAGATATTTCACCAAGGAATTATATTGCGAGAGATCAAGGATATAATATTTCATGATCCAGGCCGGAACGATCAGGATCGGTTCGGCATCAACTTTTTTGGTTGTTGGTTCATATTGCAACAATTCAACAAGGCGGTTGCGATAAACCACTTTACCTTTGGTACAGGCAAGGTTTTTACCGACCTGAAATTCGCTTTCTGCCGCATTATGTTCATCGGTGATGTTGCGCATCACTTCATTCCAATAATTCTCAGCCCCTTTGACAAGGTTTTGACCGCCTTGTTCCATGGTTGTCTTAAGAACTTGTGGGTTTGTGGCAAAGAAGTTGGTTGGCGAAATAATATCAAGCCATTGGCGCGCACCAAAAGAAACCATGCTTTCGTGGTGCTTAGAAACACCGGGAATGCCCATGGTCGCATAGTGCCACCACTGTTCTTTTAACAAGAAGCCTTGTGCAAGAACGTTAAACGGGAACTGTTTCCATTCTTCAGCGCGAAAACGGCGATCTTCCGGTAAAGGCTGGATGAAATCAGGGATTTCCGGGTCCATGGTTGCACGTGCCGCCCAGATGTTGAAATCCATGGTTTTGCGGGCAAAGTTTTCAGACATTTCACCAATTTTACCCGGTGAATGCGCCATATGAACCAGCCAGTCAAAATAGGCCACCATAATGGAAGCAGGCGATAGCCCGTTGGTCATACGGCCTTCAACGGCGTGAATGGCACGGTCGATGCTTGTCTTTACGTTTGGAACGGACATGCGTGTCATGTTAAGAATTACTCCACGAAGATCATTATGTTTATTTTGCGTTGCAGCATTTATAATCCTAATTTAGCTTTTGGGCAATTGTTAAGGGCCGTTTTCATGAAAATTTCACAAGAAAATCCTCTGGTTCAGGAAATGACAAATTGGCGGCGCCATTTGCATAGCTACCCTGAAACCGCATTTGAAGAAGTCCTGACGCAGGATTTTATTG
Encoded proteins:
- a CDS encoding methyl-accepting chemotaxis protein, encoding MKVVTKIAAAIIGVVVVAIILSNVSSWQVLEDSIEISKEKELRSFAKQFQTRVDSLLDNAAARSALIATLPDVQKAMAEGGRDYLAKTFVPGFADMKKNFGVRQFQFHLSPATSFLRVHKAKKFGDDLSGFRKTIVKTNETRKAVQGLERGRAGLGARGISPIFYNGEHVGSVEFGLSFGKALLNSFKKETGVETAFFLLPNSNASLKEFDATNADIKLKASTFPETTSFDLARVKEGLNEITYLGEETFDAGVVTTLAAPIYDFSGKTVGVAYFASGVTGFEVLKSKAQNSYLIIFVVIIAFGAAVGYFASRRIVRPVIKLKSVMMDIINGQDDASVPYVEQQDEYGEIASAVEIFKKHMISAKDLAAQQEENSRIQTERAERLQAETLEFDSSVRDILANVSQASLNVKSMVSEMKGAAQQTLGEADKALASADSSANNIDAVAAASEELSASIGEIERQVYGSTDIANKAVDETELANTLVTKLTQSASAIEEVTSLINSIAEQTNLLALNATIEAARAGEAGKGFAVVAGEVKNLANQTAKATGDIAKQITEMQSVTEETVTAINDVSETIRHLNDISTSISTAVEQQKSATSEIASSISNVTQDASVVSGTISAVESEAGRTEAKAEEAIEDVNKFEQQFTQLNTQVSSFLSAVKQA
- a CDS encoding bifunctional diguanylate cyclase/phosphodiesterase, which encodes MYRQTDRRNEATLFNHMQSLRNLSRSPSVLCGDLYGAMGDIIHTLSATLENARIGIWVCDRDDPDLWQCLASTQSNTETFKRKELEDLIKRLDQDFIYAIDNASTLPRNEAKPVHFFTPHICAQLCASIQIDAQTLGIICCEYDDGPHRWALEEIYFTESIANFTSLFLIDYNRRVAEMKLFEAMRNDQLTGLANSSYFIQELKKKIALRPDCPLFLSLLDIRGFRHINDIHGHDVGDETLKNLALHLTRCFPDALIGRTASNEFILARYIENNEDMAKTSDQIIKLLKIDLPVGNDRLLLDVSIGAALYPQHGTRVKSLIRKCDIALFKAKETANASFVTFNEHLGQDYINHIRLKKKLKTALFDHRLINHYQPKVNLQNLEATTGEVLVRWQDQQGQFIPPAHFIPIAERTGMINELGRQVHNNICNDLCLVDAFSQSGHILSVNASVMELRNPNYVAQLLERMSQCHVKPHQLEIEVTESTFLDEDRITLENLKQLKKEGFALALDDFGTGYSSLSYLKQVHFDTIKIDRSFVTNIHQSKQNRDIATSLIKLFHDFDCQVVAEGIEFEAEADILRDLGCDFGQGFLYAAPMGIDEYAQYLDCSPISPKLSLGLFNSTQET
- a CDS encoding PHA/PHB synthase family protein → MTRMSVPNVKTSIDRAIHAVEGRMTNGLSPASIMVAYFDWLVHMAHSPGKIGEMSENFARKTMDFNIWAARATMDPEIPDFIQPLPEDRRFRAEEWKQFPFNVLAQGFLLKEQWWHYATMGIPGVSKHHESMVSFGARQWLDIISPTNFFATNPQVLKTTMEQGGQNLVKGAENYWNEVMRNITDEHNAAESEFQVGKNLACTKGKVVYRNRLVELLQYEPTTKKVDAEPILIVPAWIMKYYILDLSQYNSLVKYLVDQGHTVFMLSWHNPTEKDRDLTMEDYVSQGVMECLKAVTTIVPDKKVHGVGYCLGGTLLTIAAAAMARDNDDRFKTITLFTTQTDFSEAGELMLFIDESQISYMEDMMWDQGYLDTKQMSGAFQLLRSFDLIWSKMVSEYLLGEQPRVNDLMSWNADATRMPYKMHTEYLRRLFLNNDLSAGRFEVGGKPIAISDIRTPIFAVATGKDHVAPWKSVYKIHQIVDTDVTFVLTNGGHNAGIVNEPGHPRRHYQIATKLDNDKFVPPQEWAERQDVVEGSWWEPWQEWLVKNSSGKVNPPSLGTPKGDYAPICDAPGTYVFEE